In the Streptomyces sp. NBC_00525 genome, one interval contains:
- a CDS encoding ABC transporter ATP-binding protein — translation MTTIEIDHTSRWFGNVVAVNDVSMTVGPGVTGLLGPNGAGKSTLINMMAGFLAPSTGTVTLDGKPIWRNEAVYREIGIVPEREGMYDFLTGREFVVANAELHGLGKAEAAAALATVEMEHAQDRKISTYSKGMRQRVKMASALVHHPSVLLLDEPFNGMDPRQRMQLMELLRRMGAEGRTVLFSSHILEEVEQLASHIEVIVAGRHAASGDFRRIRRLMTDRPHRYLVRSSDDRALAAALIADPSTAGIEVDLSENALRIQAIDFARFTTLLPKVAREQGIRLLTVSPSDESLESVFSYLVAA, via the coding sequence GTGACCACCATCGAGATCGACCACACCTCCCGCTGGTTCGGCAATGTGGTCGCCGTCAACGACGTCAGCATGACCGTGGGTCCGGGCGTCACCGGCCTGCTCGGCCCCAACGGCGCGGGCAAGTCCACGCTGATCAACATGATGGCGGGTTTCCTGGCCCCCTCGACGGGCACGGTCACGCTCGACGGCAAGCCCATCTGGCGCAACGAGGCGGTGTACCGGGAGATCGGCATCGTGCCGGAGCGGGAGGGCATGTACGACTTCCTGACCGGCCGCGAGTTCGTGGTGGCCAACGCCGAACTGCACGGACTGGGCAAGGCCGAGGCGGCCGCGGCGCTGGCCACGGTCGAGATGGAGCACGCGCAGGACCGCAAGATCTCGACGTACAGCAAGGGCATGCGCCAGCGCGTGAAGATGGCGTCCGCGCTGGTCCACCACCCTTCCGTGCTGCTGCTCGACGAACCGTTCAACGGGATGGACCCGCGCCAGCGGATGCAGCTGATGGAACTGCTGCGCCGGATGGGCGCGGAGGGCCGTACGGTCCTCTTCTCCTCGCACATCCTCGAAGAGGTCGAACAGCTCGCCTCGCACATCGAGGTGATCGTGGCGGGACGGCACGCGGCGTCCGGCGACTTCCGGCGCATCCGCCGGCTGATGACCGACCGTCCGCACCGCTATCTCGTACGGTCCAGCGACGACCGGGCCCTGGCCGCCGCGCTGATCGCCGACCCGTCGACAGCGGGGATCGAAGTCGACCTGAGCGAGAACGCTCTGCGTATCCAAGCGATCGATTTCGCCCGGTTCACCACGCTGTTGCCCAAGGTCGCGCGCGAGCAGGGCATCCGTCTGCTGACCGTTTCACCGTCCGACGAGTCCCTCGAATCGGTCTTTTCCTATCTCGTAGCGGCCTGA
- a CDS encoding ABC transporter permease has protein sequence MSTESGAVTGSETSRIHNIGYRAYDGPRLGRAYARRSLYSQTLRGAFGLGRSAKSKVLPMLLFGVMCLVAAIIVAVAIATPGTTKLPLQYTRFAIYLQAVIGLFVAAQAPQAVSRDLRFKTVPLYFSRPIEHGDYVLAKFAAMASAIFVLTGAPVVILYIGALLGKFDFADQTKWFAQGMVSVLLLSVLFAGLGLVMAALTPRRGFGVAAVIALLTITYGGVSTVQGIAWSTGSENAVEWLGLFSPITLIDGVQTAFLGATSAFPGGAGPGAGSGVVYLLVVLALIAGSYAVLMRRYRRVGL, from the coding sequence ATGAGCACTGAGTCCGGCGCCGTGACCGGGAGCGAGACCTCCCGCATCCACAACATCGGCTACCGCGCCTACGACGGCCCGCGCCTCGGCCGCGCCTACGCCCGCCGCTCGCTGTACTCGCAGACCCTGCGCGGCGCCTTCGGGCTCGGCCGTTCGGCCAAGTCCAAGGTGCTGCCCATGCTGCTGTTCGGCGTGATGTGCCTGGTGGCGGCGATCATCGTCGCCGTCGCCATCGCCACTCCGGGGACGACTAAACTTCCGCTCCAGTACACGCGGTTCGCGATCTATCTGCAGGCCGTCATCGGTCTGTTCGTCGCCGCGCAGGCGCCGCAGGCGGTCTCCAGGGACCTGCGGTTCAAAACCGTGCCGCTGTACTTCTCGCGGCCGATCGAGCACGGCGACTACGTCCTCGCCAAGTTCGCCGCCATGGCGTCCGCGATCTTCGTGCTGACCGGTGCGCCGGTCGTGATCCTCTACATCGGCGCACTGCTGGGCAAGTTCGACTTCGCGGACCAGACGAAGTGGTTCGCCCAGGGGATGGTCTCCGTGCTGCTGCTCTCCGTTCTCTTCGCGGGCCTCGGCCTGGTGATGGCCGCGCTCACCCCGCGCCGGGGCTTCGGCGTCGCCGCGGTCATCGCGCTGCTGACCATCACCTACGGCGGGGTCTCGACCGTCCAGGGCATCGCCTGGTCCACCGGATCGGAGAACGCGGTGGAATGGCTGGGGCTGTTCTCGCCGATCACGCTGATCGACGGGGTGCAGACCGCGTTCCTCGGGGCGACCTCGGCCTTCCCCGGCGGGGCGGGGCCGGGCGCCGGGTCCGGCGTCGTCTATCTGCTCGTTGTTCTCGCGCTGATCGCCGGCTCGTACGCCGTGCTGATGCGCCGCTACCGGAGGGTCGGGCTGTGA
- a CDS encoding ABC transporter ATP-binding protein — translation MTALDRLTLDIGPGVTGLVGANGAGKSTLIKILLGLSPATEGRAAVLGLDVSTSGAAIRERVGYMPEHDCLPPDVSATEFVVHMARMSGLPPTAARERTADTLRHVGLYEERYRPIGGYSTGMKQRVKLAQALVHDPQLVLLDEPTNGLDPVGRDEMLGLIRRIHTDFGISVLVTSHLLGELERTCDHVVVINGGTLLRSSSTSDFTQITTTLAVEVTDSDDHPDGTDALRRSLAGAGVKLLGQDGLDTQGLPGAGHILLIEATGEETYDLVRDSVAGLGLGLVRMEQRRHHIAEVFRDDEAAPRSVPAHAGPAPQAGVVQQAGAVLQKGSGRDEH, via the coding sequence GTGACCGCGCTTGACCGGCTCACCCTGGACATCGGCCCCGGTGTGACCGGGCTGGTCGGTGCGAACGGAGCCGGCAAGTCCACATTGATCAAGATCCTGCTGGGTCTGTCCCCCGCCACCGAGGGCCGGGCCGCGGTGCTCGGGCTCGACGTCTCGACGAGTGGCGCCGCCATCCGCGAGCGGGTCGGCTACATGCCGGAGCACGACTGCCTGCCGCCCGACGTCTCGGCCACCGAGTTCGTCGTGCACATGGCGCGCATGTCGGGGCTGCCGCCGACCGCCGCCCGCGAGCGCACCGCCGACACCCTGCGCCATGTGGGGCTGTACGAGGAGCGCTACCGGCCCATCGGCGGCTACTCGACCGGCATGAAGCAGCGCGTGAAGCTGGCCCAGGCACTGGTCCACGATCCGCAGCTGGTCCTGCTGGACGAGCCGACCAACGGTCTGGACCCGGTCGGACGCGACGAGATGCTCGGCCTCATCCGCCGCATCCACACCGACTTCGGCATCTCCGTCCTGGTCACCTCGCACCTGCTCGGCGAGCTGGAACGCACCTGCGACCACGTCGTCGTGATCAACGGCGGCACGCTTCTGCGCTCCAGCTCCACCAGTGACTTCACCCAGATCACCACGACCCTCGCGGTCGAGGTCACGGACAGCGACGACCACCCGGACGGCACGGACGCCCTTCGGCGTTCCCTCGCCGGGGCGGGCGTCAAACTCCTCGGGCAGGACGGCCTGGACACCCAGGGACTGCCCGGCGCCGGACACATCCTGCTGATCGAGGCGACCGGCGAGGAGACGTACGACCTCGTGCGCGACAGCGTCGCCGGCCTCGGACTCGGCCTCGTACGGATGGAACAGCGCCGCCACCACATCGCCGAGGTGTTCCGCGACGACGAAGCGGCACCGCGCTCCGTGCCGGCCCACGCCGGGCCCGCACCACAGGCCGGAGTCGTACAGCAGGCCGGAGCCGTACTGCAGAAGGGGAGCGGACGCGATGAGCACTGA
- a CDS encoding SDR family oxidoreductase: protein MLDLPGARERRVATGGIELCVVELGDAARPTIVLVHGYPDSKEVWTQVAARLAGQWHVVLYDVRGHGRSSAPKPLRGGFTLEKLTDDFLAVADAVSPDRPVHVVGHDWGSVQSWEFATVDRTKGRIASFTSMSGPSLDHFGHWIKRRVHRPTPRRVGQLLGQGAKSWYVYLLHTPVLPELAWRGPLGTVWPGILERLEKVPPGDYPTPSLPDDAAHGAWLYRDNVRTRLRRPRSDAHAHVPVQLITPTGDVFLSEQLYDELESWVPRLTRRALPAKHWVPRTRPDQLAAWIAEFATTVESAGETGAPAKARPQGVYAERFGGQLVLVTGAAGGIGRATALAFAAAGARVVAVDKDAEGAERTAEAARSAGAPEAWGEAVDVGDEQAMEKLAARVADAYGVVDVLVNNAGIGLSGPFLETTSEDWRNVLDVNLWGVIHGCRLFGKQMAERGQGGHIVNTASAAAFQPSRALPAYSTSKAAVLMLSECLRAELAEKSIGVSAICPGIVNTGITATARFVGTDQVEEQRLRKRASKLYGVRNYPPEKVADAVLRSVVRNQAVVPVTPESHAVRFLSRVGPGLLRGVARLKPPL, encoded by the coding sequence CTGCTCGACCTGCCGGGGGCGCGCGAACGCCGGGTGGCCACGGGCGGCATCGAGCTGTGCGTGGTCGAGCTGGGGGACGCCGCACGGCCGACGATCGTCCTCGTGCACGGGTATCCGGACAGCAAGGAGGTCTGGACGCAGGTCGCCGCGCGACTCGCCGGGCAGTGGCACGTGGTGCTGTACGACGTACGCGGGCACGGCCGTTCATCGGCGCCGAAGCCGTTGCGCGGCGGTTTCACGCTGGAGAAGCTGACCGACGACTTCCTGGCCGTGGCCGACGCGGTGAGCCCGGACCGCCCGGTGCATGTCGTCGGGCACGACTGGGGTTCGGTCCAGTCCTGGGAGTTCGCCACGGTGGACCGTACGAAGGGCCGCATCGCGTCCTTCACCTCGATGTCCGGCCCGTCCCTCGACCATTTCGGCCACTGGATCAAGCGGCGGGTGCACCGTCCCACCCCGCGCCGGGTCGGCCAGCTCCTCGGCCAGGGCGCCAAGTCCTGGTACGTGTACCTGCTGCACACCCCGGTCCTGCCCGAACTGGCCTGGCGGGGGCCGCTCGGCACCGTGTGGCCTGGCATTCTGGAGCGGCTGGAGAAGGTGCCTCCGGGTGACTACCCGACGCCCTCGCTGCCCGACGACGCTGCGCACGGGGCATGGCTCTACCGGGACAACGTGCGTACCCGGCTGCGCAGACCGCGCAGCGACGCCCATGCCCACGTCCCGGTGCAGTTGATCACGCCGACCGGTGACGTGTTCCTCTCCGAGCAGCTCTACGACGAACTCGAATCGTGGGTGCCGCGGTTGACCCGGCGGGCACTCCCGGCCAAGCACTGGGTGCCGCGCACCCGGCCGGACCAGCTGGCCGCCTGGATCGCGGAGTTCGCGACGACGGTCGAGTCCGCCGGGGAGACCGGCGCCCCGGCCAAGGCCCGGCCCCAGGGGGTGTACGCGGAGCGGTTCGGCGGCCAACTCGTGCTGGTGACGGGGGCCGCCGGCGGGATAGGGCGCGCCACGGCGCTGGCCTTCGCGGCGGCGGGCGCGCGGGTGGTGGCGGTCGACAAGGACGCCGAAGGGGCCGAACGGACGGCGGAGGCGGCCCGGTCGGCGGGGGCGCCCGAGGCGTGGGGAGAGGCGGTGGACGTGGGCGACGAGCAGGCCATGGAGAAGCTCGCCGCCAGGGTGGCCGACGCGTACGGCGTCGTGGACGTGCTGGTCAACAACGCCGGCATCGGGCTGTCCGGCCCGTTCCTGGAGACGACGTCCGAGGACTGGCGCAACGTCCTCGATGTGAATCTGTGGGGGGTCATCCACGGCTGTCGGCTCTTCGGCAAGCAGATGGCGGAGCGCGGCCAGGGCGGTCATATCGTCAACACCGCTTCTGCGGCGGCCTTCCAGCCGTCGCGCGCACTGCCCGCGTACAGCACGTCGAAGGCGGCCGTGCTGATGCTCAGCGAGTGTCTGCGCGCCGAACTCGCCGAGAAGTCGATCGGGGTCAGCGCGATCTGCCCCGGCATCGTCAACACCGGCATCACGGCCACCGCGCGGTTCGTGGGAACGGACCAGGTGGAGGAGCAGCGGCTGCGCAAGCGGGCGAGCAAGCTGTACGGCGTCCGGAACTACCCGCCGGAGAAGGTCGCGGACGCGGTCCTGCGGTCGGTGGTGCGCAACCAGGCCGTCGTTCCCGTGACGCCGGAGTCCCACGCCGTACGGTTCCTGTCCCGCGTCGGGCCCGGCCTGCTGCGGGGTGTCGCCCGCCTGAAGCCGCCGCTGTAG
- a CDS encoding RNA 2'-phosphotransferase, with translation MDERRTVKVSKYLSKHLRHQPERIGITLDPQGWVPVDELLRAAARHHFPISRSELDHVVASNDKRRFAVEGDRIRASQGHTVAVDLGLPPAEPPAYLYHGTVGRSLDAIRVEGLRPMNRTHVHLSPDRETATRVGARRGRPVVLSVDAGAMHRAGHTFWVSANGVWLTAAVPAAFLRLPG, from the coding sequence ATGGACGAAAGACGCACCGTCAAGGTGTCCAAGTACCTCTCCAAGCATCTGAGGCACCAGCCCGAACGGATCGGGATCACGCTCGACCCGCAGGGCTGGGTGCCGGTCGACGAGCTGCTGCGCGCGGCGGCCCGCCACCACTTCCCGATCAGCAGGTCGGAGCTGGACCATGTGGTCGCCTCCAACGACAAGCGGCGCTTCGCCGTCGAGGGCGACCGCATCCGGGCGAGCCAGGGGCACACCGTGGCCGTGGATCTGGGCCTGCCGCCGGCCGAACCGCCCGCGTACCTGTACCACGGCACCGTCGGCCGCTCCCTGGACGCGATCCGTGTGGAGGGGCTGCGCCCGATGAACCGCACCCATGTGCACCTCTCGCCCGACCGGGAGACCGCCACCCGCGTCGGGGCCCGGCGCGGCCGCCCCGTCGTGCTGTCGGTGGACGCGGGGGCGATGCACCGCGCCGGTCACACCTTCTGGGTCAGCGCCAACGGAGTGTGGCTCACCGCCGCCGTGCCCGCCGCGTTCCTGCGCCTGCCGGGCTGA
- a CDS encoding LLM class flavin-dependent oxidoreductase: protein MRLSTVILPIHRWNQGGRERWRHAEELGFHAAYTYDHLSWRAFRDGPWFGALPTLTAAAAATERLRLGTLVTSPNFRHPVTLAKELITLDDISGGRITLGIGAGGNGFDATTLLRSDEVPWTPRQRADRFGEFVTLLDGLLREPAGMSYEGEFYAATEARNLPGCAQRPRLPFAVAATGPRGLALAARLGQAWVTTGDPKLYEEGSGAQSLDALARQMDGLGRACAAAGRDVAELDKVLLTGFTPEFNSRLAVGADRPFDSVDAFVDFAGRHAELGFTEIVIHAPVPVDGPGFDAAVPDDKLFEEIATRGAAQLAV, encoded by the coding sequence ATGCGACTGAGCACCGTGATTCTGCCGATCCACCGCTGGAACCAGGGAGGCCGCGAGCGCTGGCGGCACGCCGAGGAGCTGGGCTTCCACGCCGCCTACACCTATGACCACCTGTCCTGGCGTGCCTTTCGGGACGGCCCGTGGTTCGGCGCACTGCCCACACTGACCGCCGCCGCTGCCGCCACCGAACGCCTCCGCCTCGGCACGCTCGTCACCTCGCCGAACTTCCGCCACCCGGTCACCCTGGCCAAGGAGTTGATCACGCTCGACGACATCTCGGGCGGGCGGATCACGCTGGGCATCGGCGCGGGCGGCAACGGGTTCGACGCGACGACGCTCCTTCGCAGCGACGAGGTGCCGTGGACGCCCCGGCAGCGGGCCGACCGCTTCGGGGAGTTCGTCACCCTGCTGGACGGCCTGCTGCGCGAACCGGCCGGAATGTCGTACGAGGGCGAGTTCTACGCGGCCACCGAGGCGCGGAACCTGCCTGGCTGTGCACAGCGGCCCCGGCTGCCCTTCGCCGTCGCCGCCACCGGGCCGCGCGGTCTCGCGCTCGCGGCGCGCCTCGGCCAGGCATGGGTGACCACCGGTGATCCGAAGCTGTACGAGGAGGGGAGCGGCGCGCAGTCGCTCGACGCCCTCGCGCGTCAGATGGACGGCCTGGGCCGGGCCTGCGCGGCAGCCGGGCGGGACGTGGCGGAGCTGGACAAGGTGCTGCTCACGGGGTTCACGCCGGAGTTCAACTCGCGTCTCGCGGTGGGCGCGGACCGGCCGTTCGACTCCGTGGACGCGTTCGTGGACTTCGCGGGCCGGCATGCGGAACTGGGATTCACCGAGATCGTCATCCATGCCCCGGTTCCCGTCGACGGGCCGGGGTTCGACGCGGCGGTGCCGGACGACAAGCTGTTCGAGGAGATCGCGACGCGGGGCGCGGCCCAACTGGCCGTCTGA
- a CDS encoding Cof-type HAD-IIB family hydrolase — translation MTTVIEQSAPAAPRLIATDLDGTLLRDDKTVSDRTVRALAAAEAAGIEVFFVTGRPARWMDVVSDHVHGHGLAICANGAAVADLHAGGRLLKVRGLERATALDVVHTLRAAAPGTSFAVELTTGIHYEPAYPPFYLDPGATVAVAEKLLQEGAVGAGAPVLKLLARHGELDPDAFLSLARAAAGERATFTRSSPTALIEISGAGVSKASTLELCCAERGIAAAEVVAFGDMPNDVEMLSWAGRSYAMGNAHPAALAAASGRTATNNEDGVAVVIERILAERAGNLTES, via the coding sequence GTGACCACCGTTATCGAACAGTCCGCTCCTGCCGCTCCCCGGCTGATCGCCACGGATCTGGACGGCACCCTGCTGCGCGATGACAAGACCGTCTCGGACCGCACGGTCCGGGCTCTTGCCGCCGCCGAGGCAGCGGGGATCGAGGTCTTCTTCGTCACCGGACGCCCGGCCCGCTGGATGGACGTCGTCAGCGACCACGTCCACGGCCACGGTCTGGCGATCTGTGCCAACGGCGCCGCCGTCGCCGATCTGCACGCGGGCGGACGCCTGCTGAAGGTGCGGGGCCTGGAGCGGGCGACGGCCCTGGACGTCGTCCACACGCTGCGGGCCGCCGCTCCCGGCACCTCGTTCGCCGTCGAGCTGACCACCGGCATCCACTACGAGCCCGCCTACCCGCCCTTCTACCTCGACCCCGGCGCCACCGTCGCGGTCGCCGAGAAGCTGCTGCAGGAGGGGGCCGTGGGCGCCGGCGCGCCCGTGCTGAAGCTGCTGGCCCGGCACGGCGAACTCGACCCGGACGCGTTCCTCTCCCTCGCCCGTGCGGCCGCCGGGGAACGGGCCACCTTCACCCGGTCCAGCCCCACCGCGCTCATCGAGATCAGCGGAGCCGGCGTCTCCAAGGCCAGCACCCTGGAGCTGTGCTGCGCCGAACGCGGCATCGCGGCCGCCGAGGTCGTGGCCTTCGGCGACATGCCCAATGACGTGGAGATGCTGAGCTGGGCCGGCCGCTCGTACGCAATGGGCAACGCCCACCCGGCCGCCCTGGCGGCGGCCTCCGGCCGTACCGCCACCAACAACGAGGACGGCGTGGCCGTCGTCATCGAACGCATCCTGGCCGAACGCGCGGGGAACCTCACGGAGAGCTGA
- a CDS encoding GAF domain-containing sensor histidine kinase: protein MAQEEPDHAEPPVHAEPPDHGEAPVDAAETAEVTRSLRGLSTELTARVPRLLEAMRSVGTGLELHSTLDRICETAAELAHARYAAIGVVDAEGEGLSDFVTHGVSDSVAREIGHRPDGHRGLLGALIHDPRPLRLADLTTDPRFAGFPPGHPEMRTFLGVPIRVQGEIFGNLYLAEKDGGGEFSDYDLHLVRVLATEAGIAIGNARLYEAARQRERWIDGSVAVTTALLSGGDADDALTVVAEQARRLAGAAAGIVLLPAADGGLEIVAVSADDPTDSLGVIIPAQSPVVGMLLGGEAVFVDDSATDTRMITRLADPFGPNMLLPLHSGGRVLGALATPRARGARPFTETERTLATQFASQAALALMMAEAQRDRERLAVYEDRDRIARDLHDLVIQRLFATGMMLESAQRRSDVPEVQTGVGRAVDELDVTIQEIRTAIFALQQEPAEAPSGLRTRVLREINMAAVPLGFKPSHRFVGAVDSLVSELTGKNLIAALREALSNAFRHAGAARIEVVVDATVTLDDGRGAVRLAVADDGVGMPEGGRRSGLRNLARRAESLGGASWFGPGIGEDGGGTTVVWQAPL, encoded by the coding sequence ATGGCACAGGAGGAGCCCGACCACGCGGAGCCCCCCGTTCACGCGGAACCTCCCGACCACGGGGAAGCACCGGTGGACGCGGCGGAGACGGCCGAGGTGACCCGGAGCCTGCGCGGGCTGTCCACCGAGCTGACCGCCCGTGTGCCGCGCCTGCTGGAAGCCATGCGTTCGGTGGGTACCGGCCTCGAACTGCACTCCACGCTCGACCGGATCTGCGAGACGGCGGCCGAACTGGCCCATGCCCGCTACGCCGCGATCGGCGTGGTGGACGCGGAGGGCGAAGGGCTCTCCGACTTCGTCACCCACGGCGTTTCCGACTCGGTGGCGCGCGAGATCGGGCACAGGCCGGACGGCCACCGGGGTCTGCTCGGCGCCCTCATCCACGATCCCCGGCCCCTGCGCCTCGCGGACCTGACCACCGATCCGAGGTTCGCCGGCTTTCCGCCGGGCCACCCCGAGATGCGGACCTTCCTGGGCGTACCGATCAGGGTGCAGGGGGAGATCTTCGGCAATCTCTATCTCGCCGAGAAGGACGGCGGCGGCGAGTTCAGCGACTACGACCTGCATCTGGTGCGTGTCCTGGCGACGGAGGCCGGGATCGCCATCGGCAACGCCCGGCTGTACGAGGCCGCCCGGCAGCGCGAGCGGTGGATCGACGGCTCGGTGGCCGTGACGACCGCCCTCCTGTCCGGCGGGGACGCCGACGACGCGCTCACGGTGGTCGCCGAGCAGGCCCGCCGCCTCGCGGGAGCAGCGGCCGGAATCGTGCTGCTGCCCGCTGCGGACGGGGGTCTGGAGATCGTCGCGGTGTCGGCGGACGACCCGACCGACTCGCTCGGCGTGATCATCCCGGCCCAGAGCCCGGTGGTGGGGATGCTCCTGGGCGGAGAGGCGGTCTTCGTGGACGACTCGGCCACCGACACCCGCATGATCACCCGGCTCGCGGACCCCTTCGGCCCGAACATGCTGCTCCCGCTGCACAGCGGCGGCCGGGTGCTCGGCGCGCTCGCCACACCCCGCGCAAGAGGTGCCCGGCCCTTCACGGAGACGGAACGGACGCTGGCCACGCAGTTCGCCTCGCAGGCCGCGCTCGCCCTGATGATGGCGGAGGCGCAGCGCGACCGCGAGCGCCTCGCGGTGTACGAGGACCGCGACCGGATCGCGCGTGACCTGCACGATCTGGTCATCCAGCGACTGTTCGCGACCGGGATGATGCTGGAGAGCGCCCAGCGGCGGTCGGACGTGCCGGAGGTGCAGACCGGCGTCGGCCGGGCGGTCGACGAGCTGGACGTGACCATTCAGGAGATCCGGACCGCGATCTTCGCGCTCCAGCAGGAGCCGGCCGAGGCGCCGTCCGGGCTGCGCACGCGGGTGCTGCGCGAGATCAACATGGCGGCCGTGCCGCTGGGCTTCAAGCCGTCCCACCGCTTCGTCGGGGCGGTCGATTCCCTGGTCAGCGAGCTGACCGGCAAGAACCTGATCGCGGCACTGCGGGAGGCGCTGTCCAACGCCTTCCGGCACGCGGGAGCGGCGCGCATCGAGGTGGTCGTCGACGCGACCGTCACGCTGGACGACGGGCGCGGCGCCGTACGGCTCGCGGTCGCCGACGACGGGGTGGGCATGCCGGAGGGCGGGCGGCGCAGCGGACTGCGCAATCTGGCCCGCCGGGCGGAGTCGCTGGGCGGGGCCAGCTGGTTCGGACCGGGGATCGGGGAGGACGGAGGCGGCACGACGGTGGTGTGGCAGGCCCCGCTCTGA